TAAGAAAAGTATTTTATCCCAAGGGAAATATACTCTCCATTATCGCGGATTACTTTCTAAGACGTTGGACCAACAAGGAGCGATGATCCAGCGGTCTGTTGACACAACAATTTTGAGGAATTTATGAACGGTTCGAGTCATGAATTGAAGAACGTCCGATTTGCCTTAAATGCACTGAATCTAGGAGTAGCATTACGTACCTGTAAATTTGGGCAAAACCATGAACAATGATGTAATGTAAGAGAGTCGGTGGAATATCAACCGTCACAAGATATCCCGAGCAGTTAACCGGCCGAGCCTATTGGAGCATGTTCTTGAGGTGCAAACATTTGTCTTAGGATCTATGAAGATAAATTGGCAACTGCGATTCCAGTAGTTGTTTCTTAAATGATTGTTCTAAAGATTCAATATCACTTAGCTTAACTGGCCTAAACtgatataatatgtatagGTATATGGAGATTTTCTAGATCATTTATTCAGTGTAAACGGAGCCTACTAATTAAAGcattaattcataattttcattatttttaatggTACAGTGTATTATATTCATACTATATCATTTCACGTCGTATTTGTCTGCTAAAAGCAGTAGCCCCATATAATGTAAAGAATTGATGCTAAGAGAATTTATTGATGTAAGTATTTCATATTctctataaataattaattatatgcatTTAGATTCGATAAGTAAATGGCATTTACACGTCGGCAATACGTGGAAGAATTCATGGTAGTCGATATGGCTAAAGGAACAACTCTTTATGTGTCTTCCTTGACGTGATCGCAGTAGTGCCCGGGACCCCGACACTATATAGATGTAGGGATGGTCTATTTCTATTGATGAACATGACTTTATAGGTGTTTTTGTCTGTCCCTGATACTCTCAATTATCGGTCTCTTCTGGAAAATTCCATGTCTAGATGAATTAAATGCTCTTGGAATACTGCATGTGATATGTCCCATGGCCCCAATTAATCTCGTCagtgaaaagagagagaaaaaaaaaaaaagaatccacaaaatgcaattaaaaaataacaaatcatCTAGCTATCTCCTGTATcaagcaataatattattGGGCCTATGCTCATAATTATCTAAATAAATATGTGCTTCTAGGCTTTCAATTATtacaaagaacaaaaaagcAATTCTTATGCTTTCCGGGAGAATAATTCACCTAATGCTTCGTCTCCAATTCTCTTCGAAGGACTAATTAGTGAAGTAAAGGAAAGTTCCGTGGCCCCACAAGAAAAGGAGTTACAAGATTCACTCGACTTCTATCGAATCAAGACTTCGCTTTTCCGATGTTGAAAGGAACATTACGGTGCTATAATTGCATTGCCACGGCATTCGATCCAAAGAGTGATCGCGACCTtaatggaaaatatatatatatagattcccCATAAATAGAATGTAACTAGAATGAAGTATGTATAGAAACAATCCACGCATGCTTAACTTATATATTCGTAGATCATCCTATACTGGATCGATTGCCAAACTGGCCTATGTTATCGAGTTGGTCATTTCATACATTGAAGCTATCAAAGATACCCTCGCTCCTTGATGGTAGTTCGCATTATTCAATATCAATTGTGTATCACTTCTCAGTCAATGCTACTACAGCTTTGAACGTACTCATCATTATTATGTGATTTGATTTCGAAAACCAGTGAAACTGTATCAACCTTAACACTGATCCCCCAGCCGCGTGAGGATGTCGGGTTTACAAAAGCAGTTTAACAAAGTCATGTCATCGTGTTATGCCAAAGATTCTGCCCTGGCTGCCTGTAACGGCAACGGTAACTGTAAAGCGTGTTATCAAGTGTTTCACGATCCTTGTCCGAAATTGGGTAAAACTTTGGCCCAATGCAGTCGCTTGTCTCAATTAACCCAAACTACTTCAGCTCATGGAATATGATGGGCCCGGCTCAACAAGGTTTCATTTACTTCGATGTGACACTGCGGCTTTAGTGTGAAGAAGACTATTTGATTTTGGGCCTGCCTTCACCCCAAGGgcccatatattatttatgaaGAGAGaatacaacatatatatatatatatatatatataaacctggtttttattttcttgttatTTTTCAGTTTCGAGAGAGATTTACAGgtctaataaaaagaaataacattttattcttttaccTTATGAGGTTCTTCCCTGAAATTCCGAGGAATAATGAGTATTATTGATTGGAAGATTAGATCCATAATTAGTTAGGTTAGTTTGGAAGAAGTTGTGCATATCGAAAGAGACCTAGGAAAACGATAAACATTCGTTCGGTCTAACTGGTAACTGTATCAATGTAAATCGTGCTGTTTTAGGTCAATCGTAGTTCTCATTACTTATGTTGTTGAAGATCGTAATTTCAAATTGGATCTAATTCGGAGTTCACAcgtcatttttctttaatttctttctctaTTATAATGCTGaattataacaattataataataataaaaaaaaatcaagattgtATGTCCCATAAATGAGCTGTTGCAACACAAGGCTATAATGCAATGTTCTTATTATCCTCCAAGCTTTTTCTCTTATGGTCAATGCTCAAACAGCCTTAACATCACGTGATTCAAAAGCTATTATAGGCACGCCATGAAACAAGACAACCTAAGCTGAAAAGCACTCCTCTCGGCACGCACCGATAATCGGGTCGACTCAACAGATGTTGAGAAGCAAACTGCGCTAAAAACTCCGAGTTTAATCATATATCCCTACGAAGAATAATGCACTTTATGGGCTGCAGCCTTTAATAAACCAAAGCTATAATTAAACAAAAGATGGTTAATTAAACACATGATTAAATTTAAGATAATCTCTTGGGAATTGTTAATGGAAGCCGCATTCTCCTTGAGACCAACATCAACCTTGTACTTTCTACCTTGAATgtctacattttttttttctcttttcgtaaaattattattttttaatttatttaaatatgaaaGTTGGGCTTCATGATGCCCAATTGGTTAGTGTAGGCCCTCTTGGGTATCTGAACAGAAAAGTTTGAGAATCCACTGGCCCAAAacacatgaatatatatatatatatatatatatatatatatataaaattacctGGAAAATTGAGTACAGTGGCCTGGGACCATATACGCACTGCGTCTTTTTGGTTCTCTTTATTCATAGATTGCAATGATGTATATCGTATAACACTTCACCTAAATCATTAGCCAAGTGTATGTTATTATTggatatttaatttatagGCGGTACATGCACGTTTCGACCTCTTTTTTTAACCTAGGCAGCATGCATCGACCTTGCCGCACTAAAAGCTGGTATACATACTCGGCAATTCTCTCTTTGTCATTCGATAACTTTATTCGATCTGCTAGTGAGGCAATTATTAGTTATATAAACAGTGCAAATTGTTATTTACATGTAAGGTGTGAAAATGACGTACATTGAATATGTGGACACGGCTCAAAAGGTGAAGGCGTACGTGGCCAAATTCAAACATTTAACCTTATCAAATGTCTCTTTTCTTGGCCGGCAGCATGCTAAAATGGTGACtttcaaattcaaaagatCTTTTTTGACGTAGGACTAATGTTCATTGTAAGTCAAACGTAGCTTCTAACCCTCAACCACCACCACCATATGTTCTTTCATGTTGTGTACATCAGGGACATGCTTCGTACATATATAACACGATAAATATTCtctgttcctttttccttccacATGTCTGTGAATAAGTGTTTGATACAATTAATTTAGCTATTAATACACAAATTCAATGCGAATTTTCAtcttaaagaaaaatgatgtatcttttttttgtggcaaaaaaaaaaaaaacttacgTATCTTTactacatataaatataatatcagCATCCAGTATCCACTTTGGAAAGCTGCAGCTACCGCCGCAAGCACTTATTATGAATTTAATCCAATTTAAacttcaaatatatatttatcttaaTATGCACTCAGGTATCCAAAAGTCTaatgctccgtttggtttcgcagttaaaatcacaaaaaattttactttaactttaactcaacacactacataacaaaaatacacattttcccagtaaaaaatttttaactttaactttaacttaacacactacacaatcatttgtcatttttcactatcaaaatcaaagttactttaactctgaaaccaaacgcaccataaaTGACCTGACTAGTTCAGTTTGAGCCTTAATTGATGCCTCACTAAGAGATAAAGCTCTCATAGCATGCTCGAACCCGAAATCTTAATTATGAAGAACAAGCCACGAATCATCATATGAACTAATCTAGATTGGTAATAAATATAACTTACataaatgtataaataaattatttatgtcCGGCAGAAAGACAAATTATGGAGAACTTGTACAGTTGTTTACGAAATTCTCCTTTACCCCATCAAAAACCACCATTGATGATATAATTTCCTGGTCTCCGGGTCGTTTGAGGTAGAGATAATCACGATGATGATGGAGCTCTCAGATCACTGTAAGATCACTCACAACAGTCCCGAAGACCCACCCACACCGTACTGTCACAGGAAGAGAAACAACAACAACGAGAAGGTCAAGAAGAGCAACCACCTATCCCCGATATCGTCGTTTTCGTTTGCTTCTTCGTCATCGTCATGCTTCTTCTGCACCATGGACGAGCCCGACCCGTCCCTCCGGAGAGCCGGACTTGCCAAGTGCTTCAAAGAGATCCCTCTCTCTGACGACCCCGACCATGTCCTCGTACTCAGCTTCCTCTGGAGCGCTGCCATGTCCCACCCCGATGGTCAGTCGAGTGCTCTagacttctttttttctcatcaTTTCCTTGCCACTCATCCTTGGTCGAGCCTCCTCTAGGGTTAGATTTTGTCAATAGTAGTTTGATTCCCTTCTAATTTTGCTTACTAGCTGCTCCTCCATCGATAAATTTTGCGGGACACTTACCGACTCTACTTCGACGGAATTCCATTAGTAGTATTGACGTATACATTCTGTCGGTAACTTATCATGTCCGTCTGACTTTCCTTTGCTACCGGTAGTGTACGGTTTTTGGGGTACATGcctaacaatttttttttttgaaactgCAAATTTCAGATCCGGAGTTCCCCTCGCTCGGCCTTTTCGACTGCCTCGTGAAGCTCATCAGGCGAGGACTGACCGACGGCTCGTGGCTCCTCAAGGACCAGAACATCTACATCCCCTACTACGCGTCGCACGTACTCGGGTCGTACGCGATGAACAAGGCCCAGCTGGCCGAGAAGGTCATGAAGTCTGGTGCGGTTCAGCCGCTAGTGGAGATGATGAGGGGGCGGCTCAGCTGGGTCGAGCAGCGAGTCGCCGTCCGCGTGCTGGGTCACTTGGCCAGCCACGACGCCAGCTTCCAAGCCATCACATCTCTTGAACTGCACATGTACTATAATATTTCTACTCGAccttttctctttcctttttccgtCAGTAATACTGATGTTTTGGAAATTCCCAAACGAAAGTTTATTTGTTTGAAATGAACAATGATTCAATCCTTTTTAAtctaaaataatatagaaattatattCTCAATTACAATTTATGACATCGACATGTGATAGAATTTAGAAttgatctatatatatatatatatatgtatgtattatatatgtacgtatatTCTTGTTAGTGCGGGTGAAATTTGATTGGACCaaagataatttttatttctgaCGGTAATTGTTGAATATGCCTTGCAGTGAGATTGTACAACTAGCCATGGGAATTGCCTCCAGATGCCTAGAAGTGATCTATAGTGAATTCATCTGCATTAATGAGTCCAAGAGATTGAAGTACCAATGCAACCTATTAACAAGAGGCCTCGGCGGGGCAGAAGTCGAGAACAGAAAGGCGGAGGAATGGGCAATGCAGCTTCAGTCATGGTCCCTCTACCTTCTCAACTGCTTCGCCAAAAAAGAGATTTGCCTCGATTTGATGTGCACTAATTATTTCTTGAAGGAGTTGTGCGCAATGTGGGGGGGACTGGCCCATAGTCCGCAATTGTCATGTGGGACTAGATTAATCCGGACGCTTTGTCGTACCAAATTCGGGAGGAAGAGAATCGCAGACTCAAAGGAATTCATATACTTTCTCTGCAACCTGTCTAGGTCATCGGATGACTGCCAGGTCATCGCAATCGATGCCCTCCTGAATCTCCTTAGAGATCTGGATACCAGATACAAAATCATAGATATAGCGACGGTCTACCTAGTTGACTTGGTCGAGATGGAGGGCTTGGGGGATGTGATCACTCAAGTGCTGCTCCAGGACTACCACATGGTCAGGTACGGAAATCTGAAGCTCGGGACCGAGGCGGCCCGCGGAGCGCTAGCTGAGGCGTGGGAGGTGAAGGTCGagaggaggaaggaggagaGACTCATGACCGAGGACGAGGTTACCAAGAGGAAATACATCGTGAGGTCGTTGAGAAAGGAGGCGAACCGTCACTTTCGGTCGGGAGAAATTGAAAAAGCGACGGAACATTACACCAAGGCGTTAGATCACTGTACGCTAAGGATGACGAGGGAGAGGGTCGTGATCTACAGCAACAGGGCGCAGTGTCATTTGGTGATGAGGCATGCTGAGTCAGCAATCAGGGATGCCACGAGGGCGGTGGCGTTATCCGGTGCGGCGGGAATGCATGGGAGGAGCCTGTGGAGGAGATCTCAGGCGTACGATATGGTGGGCCTCGAGAGGCAGAGCTTGATGGACTGCCTGATGTTCATCAATCAGAGGGTGAGGAGCGAGGGAGGTGAGGAGAAGATTCCGTACTACGCGGCTAGGATGCTGAACAAGCAGATGAACGCCACGTGGGTGTTCGCTCGGGCGAGAGCTAAGGCCGGAGTCAGCGAAAGTCAAGTTGACTTTGGTGCAAATAAGGCTAGAAATGGTACATTCTTGGACCTTTTAGTTTTTTCCATTCACTTTCCTTAAAAGCATATCTTACTTCCCACAAGGATTATTTGAAGCGATTTGAATTTGATACTCATTCTCATCAAATAAGATTTCGGATTCAAGTTTCTTAAATGAAGATTATCCTTAATTAGGAGAGATTTATTCCTCAATAAATCGACTATATTCgacaattttaatattttttcaagaaaatgaaaacctTGAAAAAATGCTTTAAAACAAACAAGACATCGAAGTTTGtgcaaaaatttaatttccgCGTTCGTAAAACTTGCTGCAAAAACTAATTTTGGGCTCTTTACTGTATAATTTTTTGAGCTCTGATGTATAGggttattaataattattcttGAATAAGTGTACATGTACATTCAAGTTTTTTAATCGATGGGAAAGTCTCGTCgcttaacaaaaaaaaggaaaaagaaaaaaaaaacacttgtTACTAACAGGCTTGTTTCTTACCTTATATGTTCTATCTTTAGGTACACCAAACAATCCAAAAGAAGGGATTTTCTCGACAGATAGGAGAAAGAGGAAAGCGGGAGGTGGTCGAAGGAGGACAAGACATGGAATCAGCATCAAGCTTTTACCAACAACGTTGccaaataattcaaaaatcgTTGAGCAAGAACATTAATGTGAGGACCAATCGAACTTTCGAATGTGGATATGACTCTGTTAGAAGTATACATAATTAGTGCAGATACCTTGCATTGGATATGTTTGAGCCGACCATGTTCACATCATGTGAGAGACGTacaattgaaaagaaattgaatatATCATTTCGCACTGCTTTTTCACCGGCGTTAGAGGTCGCGGTTCGAGTATCGGCGAGATTAGTATCGCGTGCATGAGATACGGCCCGGATGCTCAAATCGAGGTACTACAGCAAAGAGCAAATTCAAAAGGTAAAGGCGGCCAATTATTATGCATATGGAAACTAacgagaaaaaaaagtgattaaTGGAAGAGACAGCTCCACAATTAGTCAAATTACTGTCTTATTCTCCCAACTTGGACAGAGAAAGACAAGAgattaatgtttgtttaatcTTAAGTGGCCTTTGCTTCGAATTGTCTCTCAACTGTTCCATTTCGTGCCAAATCAAATGCGAACAAATATCGAGACCTTTTGAGATCTATACAGTGCAATGCCAAAGGTCTTCCCAAATCTTaccaaattaatatattaatcatGGAACAAAGTTGGATTTCGTAAAATGTCCATTATACCTAACCCACACTCATTCCGTCGTGACGCGACGGACATTGACATGAAAGGCATCGTGCCGTTAATATCAATAGTGTATTTCACAATATACTTAACTAAAACTGAAACCACGTAATTGCAATCTTCTATTGTAAAGATAAAAAGAACCTCTAACAACTTTAATGatattaaaatcaattaatttctttttcctgtaCTCACAAGTATTTTgcttcatcttttttttttccctcacgAAACGGTTATAGCCTAATACAAGAATAATGAAAGCTAATTAAAGGGACATAAAAGTCCCAACAATCAAGGAAATATATTCTCTCATTTTGCTTCATCCTTCGcatttatttatctatctataatatataaaccATAAATGTCGAAACATGAAATATATTTGGGATTTAATACGTCATTATATAAAAGAAGATGAAATTACATCACACCTGAGAAAACTGGAAATAAATACTGTACCAATTTTTCCTTATTGAGTACAAAACACATTTTCAAATGTTACATCATAGTACATCGGTACAAGTCGGTTGTACGAAAATTCACGGTACAACAATCCCTGCCGCTGCAAGTCCATGGCCCAGAGCTGCTCTCTTCGAGTTTTCTACCAATTTAAGCGGCCCCGATATAGGGCTTCTCTGCTTCTCAGCTTCATACTCTTGACACATGAGAAGCCGGGCATTAAAAAGTGATAAACTTTTCAGCCTAACAGACATTGTTTTTGCTTCGAAGAATTGGATTGTGAATGTTCTATCTTTGTCTTACGGTTGCAaattccattttcttcaatttcctTCATATGAAAGGTGAATCATAGTAGAGGTTTCTCTGGCACTAGGAGAAAGGACAGATCATGAAGTTAAAGCAATCATTTTTCTTGAATTACTCATGTAGTTTATGAACTCTTACCTGAGAGGAAGAAAGAATTTAAGCCGTTTGATCATCACAATGGCTCAGAGCAGCAACAACCGATGCCGTTGTAGAGAGAGTTGACATAACGTCAGGATACTCTTT
The sequence above is drawn from the Punica granatum isolate Tunisia-2019 chromosome 5, ASM765513v2, whole genome shotgun sequence genome and encodes:
- the LOC116206986 gene encoding uncharacterized protein LOC116206986, producing the protein MMMELSDHCKITHNSPEDPPTPYCHRKRNNNNEKVKKSNHLSPISSFSFASSSSSCFFCTMDEPDPSLRRAGLAKCFKEIPLSDDPDHVLVLSFLWSAAMSHPDDPEFPSLGLFDCLVKLIRRGLTDGSWLLKDQNIYIPYYASHVLGSYAMNKAQLAEKVMKSGAVQPLVEMMRGRLSWVEQRVAVRVLGHLASHDASFQAITSLELHIEIVQLAMGIASRCLEVIYSEFICINESKRLKYQCNLLTRGLGGAEVENRKAEEWAMQLQSWSLYLLNCFAKKEICLDLMCTNYFLKELCAMWGGLAHSPQLSCGTRLIRTLCRTKFGRKRIADSKEFIYFLCNLSRSSDDCQVIAIDALLNLLRDLDTRYKIIDIATVYLVDLVEMEGLGDVITQVLLQDYHMVRYGNLKLGTEAARGALAEAWEVKVERRKEERLMTEDEVTKRKYIVRSLRKEANRHFRSGEIEKATEHYTKALDHCTLRMTRERVVIYSNRAQCHLVMRHAESAIRDATRAVALSGAAGMHGRSLWRRSQAYDMVGLERQSLMDCLMFINQRVRSEGGEEKIPYYAARMLNKQMNATWVFARARAKAGVSESQVDFGANKARNGTPNNPKEGIFSTDRRKRKAGGGRRRTRHGISIKLLPTTLPNNSKIVEQEH